In Micropterus dolomieu isolate WLL.071019.BEF.003 ecotype Adirondacks linkage group LG01, ASM2129224v1, whole genome shotgun sequence, the sequence ACTAGAGTGTTATAAATAACAGGACTTGCCAGGGAGCCTGCTTGCATATAAACCTTACAAAATCCTTTTACTTAATGAAAGTTAACAGCAGCTGGAAAAAGCAGCGGAAAAGATGTCAACTTACTTCTCATCTGTAGGATTGAGACCTGGGATGCCAGAGGCCCTTCTAGATGACTGAAAACATGATTAGAAATGCATTTTTGCAGTTAGTGTCAATGAAATACTTCATTATTAATATGATTTTGATAATATAACGTTAGATGTGTTCTGCCAAATCTGGTGTTTACGCCTTTACTGTCTTGTCTGATATGTTGGTTGGTTAGGTTGGTTATCCCTGTCCAGATTACAGCTACAGCCGTTATGTTAGTGGTCCATTCACTAGTATGAAATCAAATTGGGAATTGAATGCGGAATTGGGAAAACTGAATGCGTCTTCACATTGGAAAACCCCGTGTAAGGTGATAAATTTTAAAGTCTTCCGGTAAAATTGGCagacaaatgacaaattaattaCAAATGACAGTATTTATCTAACACTCGACTTAAAAAACTGGTTTGGTAAGTGGATTACGAAGATTGAAGTTGTAACTTATTTCATTGAACCAGGCTACTGGTTGGTGCGTTGGATGTCTGCTGCATGCCTAAGTGACAAAGGCATTGTAACAATTCGTTGAAGATCTTTAATGATGTTATATGAGACGCTTCCGCTTGCCGATGAGTATTGGCTTAACAATGCCTGGGCATAACAGACAGCTAAATAGCTAGCGTTAGCATAACTTGCAGCTACCTACAAAAAGCAGTGACTCACCGGGTACAAATACAGAACAGCGCCGACCAAAATGATGACAAATGTGACAGCAAAGATGGCAAAGTCCAGCATGACTTCTCGCTTTAAAGAGCACTACTCTGCTAACTTTTAGTCATGAATATCTGGAGATTTCCACACAAGCTGGTAACAGTCACTGTTAACACGTCAACAGAAACTCCTCGGGTAAAATTGTTTCTCTGTGCTCGGCTACACAGCCTGGATGGCAGGGAGACCAAACTAATTGACACCTGATTGACACTCAATGAAACACTCTCTGCCAACTGCATTCACCCATCACATGTCGACTGActgcctgtttttattgtttctctGACATGTTTAACAGGAAATATATTAAATGGTTTTATAATACTTGTattgtaaagaaaaaatataaataaagatttaataaaTATGTGATTCTATGTGCTTTGCCTGGTCACACCATAACAGAAATATACTGTTAAATTTGGTAAGGTCACATTCTGTACAGATTATGaaaatctatatatatctatctatagtATCAATAGGTTTTATGCATGAGCACCTAATTCCTGTAGAATGTAATAAAGAAGTGCTGTTGGATTTGTTGGATAAAAGTCTGTATTTAAAAAGAGACAAGCACATtcacatttcaaaaatacaaaaaataatctCTAACACATTCAGAGTTCACTGCCAAAATACTACAACAAAGCTCTGCAGTAGGTGTCACAGCAGATACAGGCTACAGAATTCTTTTTTCCTCAGGCAGTCATTTCCGATCTTTCGTCTGGTTTGGGAGGCTCAATCTCCATGGCCATCAGAAAACCTGAGGCAGAAGCACAAGATAATAGAATCAATAATTAAGGCAGATTTTAAAAACCCCCAATTTGATATTAAAACAGTATTTAACACAGACtattctctctcacactctgtGTAGTCTGTTTCCGGTCGGGTGGCAATGAAGATCCAGGCCAGCCCCACCAGCAGCGCCACCACCAGGTTGACGGTCACCCACGGGTGGAGAATCTGGTGCTCCGACCCTGGTGGCCtggagaagaaaaaggagaTCCTGAGATACCATATCCAGGCTTCATGGTGAGAGAAATATGATTCAGTGAGCTCACCATAAGGTTGTGTTGAAGACTGGGTACAGGTTGATTCGATCGCTGGTCATCTGTTGGCTCAGAGAGAGGACCAATGCGGAGAAATACACTGGATGAAACCAAATAAACAAAGAGTGTGAAGTGAAACCATCTGTATGAGAGGAAAAGCACTGATAACCCTTAAAGACCCTGTGCTGAAGGGGCGGATTTTAACTTGGACTCACAGAATGAGGCGAGAGCGACGGGGTCCAGCGTGATGAACTCCCGCAGAGCCATTGAGCCTTTGGCCAGGTTAACTCTGAGAACATAAGACTACACTTtcttaaaaaacaacagatttttcAGCTGCAGTCCTCCTAAAATACATACATCCCTGAGCAGCTTCACTGTAAGTAAAAAAGCATTCTATGAAAGTTAGTAttccataaagttgggggagtttaaaaagaattaaagCAGCAGAGGCCGAGACCTCCAGATATCCAGTAAACCCTGGAGCCTGGATAATTCACTCCAGtttgttaaaggttcagtgtgtaatactTCTGAGGCTCTAttcacagaaatgcaatataagatccataactatgttttcagtggtgtataaagaccttacataatgaaccattatgtttttattaccttagaatgagacacttatatctacataaccgtaggcacccccttctatggaggtcgctgtattttgtcatcatgtttctaccgtagccgtcaacaaacaaacagcgctacagaacgcgtttcgtcatcacggcgttcttcttctgcttgtgtaattccgtgtagtgtagacgcccgtcactacatcgaatatgtacaaagaagaagaagagggactaaTAATAGtattaatagtaatatacagtctccaagtagtcttctggtttattagaagtaagaacaGAAGTGACATCTGGACAACTGAAGGAGCACACACGTGTTATTTTAGAAGGAGAGCCGACAGCGGAGCCGGGACAGACAGCTGCAGCAATcacggattttgtggattttcacagatggaaggctataacgctaatgtgggacagatgttttcaaagcggtgctgaagttgtctgttttctgctggacaggtaattaccAGAccttagcgatgcaaatgaaaactgttgtttgatagctttagctagaagctggccataatcacagagagccgtgacatgtttcacatgtcagtggtgtgaaatatggattaatttcatggcgcctacttattctccagcctgtggtttggctttgccggttactTAGCaggacaatcagctgatcagtaacattaattggcaataaaaccgtaacgttagcatagagcatggaagcatcagccagctaaacttttactgactggtagaaaaacatttattgttagttggattggtttattctccagcgctgtgctttcgGTTGTGATGTTATGttattaatttcatgtagttactctctctctctccagcgctcggTTTTTGGTTACGTTCAtgagaatcagctgatcgctaattggcaatacagcggcagcttccagcatcaaagctcagatcagccagctaaactttgaaaaaatatgtagttggattgtaatttcatgtagttcttctccagcgctctgttatggctttgtcacgtggacagaaatgcgccgttaccttcctgagacaaacagctgatgaatattattggtaatgaaacggtaacagcagggaagctcagattaGCAGCTAAACTTTTTACtaccctggtggaaaacatgtatttctttttactgctaatggtgatatataacaagaccgtgtgcctatcaagtgaccaataataaatacttttcgaatttgcattaaaaaatgttactGGATAGTGTCCCagtgtgcacacaaatatgcaatttgtactttcacatgctaaatgcccattaaaatgttgcaccattttaccacaagctgaaattatggctgtcagtactactttgtgtttctgttgtatttcaaaaaattcaaatgacattttggtaatatttgcagatcgcttatctaattaagcaagaggagccttgattcttaccagccaatgcctttgtaaactttatgtattatgtggtttataatggactgtggtgcagaaacagtgaggcttacattgtcctagTAGCTGTCAGTGGTTgttacttgatgcactagatgtgatagtgtttgagaatttcttcatttactttgttatgttagtccagatgagccaaccctcccaagatgtaaaataatgtattacaggagtatgagatatcatgtagcacttcatttcttcatgtggctgttgtttattaatgaaaaagtaacaataatattcaaaacaacatttggttttacataatttctataatttcttaacacatctatctaaagaaacctaatttctcgaatggcaatctcttttatctcatagatgacatattggtcctgtctcaggcaccacACTGTTTTGCATCATTTTCAAGATACAAGCCTTTAAATTACAAACTGTTGCCTGCATATAAAGGCGAGTGAGTGTTTCAATTTCCTCCAATGTATTTTTGCTGATTGAGAGAAATTAGAGCACagaataaatctgtttttagaAGAGAtcaagtttgtgtgtttgtttgaaagtTTTTATACTCTTGTGGAAGAAGTACTGACTTCAAGTACTGTAAAAAAGCCTGCCTGCATGGCACTAATGTTGCAGGATATTTCCCCTGGGTAACAGACTTGGTGCTCAGCTGTGAAGCAGAGGCACTAGTGCGTAGTGGTAAATACATGGCATTCCTGGAATTTAAGCCCAACTTGCATAGGAAGATGTTTAAGCATATCACTCTTAGTTGAAATTACAATCTTACAGACATTACAACTAGCGCTGCCGTCATCTTTCCTCATGAAATGAAGTCACGCTTTGGAACTTTTTTCCTCTCCGCCATTACTCCTCCTTATTGCAAGTTTCCAGCAGCACAGACGCATGAGTTTGATATCATTGTTTTACAATGTGCAAAACATGCATCGATGAAAGGAATGATTTAGCTCAGAGGCATGTGATTCCTAAAGACGTGTTGTTAAGATTTGGCAGAAGCACAATCCCAGCTTTACCTGTCGAAGGCGGCGACCGTGCTGATGGCCAGCAGCATGTAGAGCAAAGACTGGGAGGGGTAAGCCAGGCTGTGGTACTGCTCCAGCAGGTTGGACAGAGCGGTGAGGTACTGCCCGGCTAACATGTACACCACCACCACATTCCACACAGCGTAGCCCGCCAGGAAGCCATGACAATACAGACCAAACACTCTGCAACCAGATATAAAGGAGAGGAGAAGCATTTGGGGTGGGCTGCAGGTGGGGGTGTAATTTACAAGCACAAAGACACTTTTTCTTCACCTGAAGCCCTCATGTACTCTGATAGAAACATCTCTGGTGGTCCAGAGCAGCTGAATTTGCTGgaagtctgtcatgttttccatCTGGTCGCTGGTCTTCCTCCAGTCTGATCGCTCAGCAGCCTGGAAACATTCTGcgtgtcaacacacacacacacacacacacacacacacacacacacactttagccatttaaagaggtggtattgtgctttttggcttttcctctctccattattgagttatatctcttttgtgcatttaacaggtttgcaaagtgaaaaagcccaaagcccagcccaaagggagttcccatctcccacagaaagcactgctctgaaccgcttgaaaccagctcatttgtagtccagcccttcacttcctttacttgtgacgtcacaatgaaaacgcgtcataaagcttgccaagcgactagaggggtcaggcacgccctcaaaccaaggtAGTCTGAGCGGaagccctttggctcgactagcctttgtttggttttccattgtagaaatgttgtacctgtacctgctttcaggtactttttttcgtatcacctcacctccgtcgaggttccaagcgagctgagggatactaaaatgtaatgtgaagaCACGACAGActagagaatattcactattcactgcaccatcattgcgtgcaccagacagaggccagcaacagaaagttttatattttacggtttcgtatggaatttcatcactaaatccacttctgagaagttttgaggtgagaaatcagctgtgtagatttcgaatattgacagttttacgagaagtgatcggaacaaaaatgtgcttgaatattttccaCAAGCGGCTGCGGGAGGAGCCTGTGCCAgctgcccgctcacagagccctctgctcccgccgtcacacagaccgctgcagcaacaacggcagaggaaaacacagctggaaggttttcataccgtttatctgtctttacattctgaggaatgttgaaatgttttaacttaaaaaagacaaagctgtgtggatcgctggtgtgtgtgttgcattgaacattacgtcgcggcagttgtgtgtggcgtcgctatgacgacaagctacgtactatctctgggtactatctgcaatggaaaacggagcagggccgagtagggtcgagtctatcgatttgcgctatggtagcttTTTCCGGCAAGGCAACATAACGTTAGATCGTCacaacaccggcaacagttcaacgtttagtcctaaaagacgatgcacggcaatgtaacttcacagactgttcaagtgccgaggtgttgtaaacgttggctaaaacagctaaagttataactataatgctaacgttacacccgaatgcaaacgttcaaattgttcggccaatttttatgtaaaattgagttgaaatatggtgatttttgtagtggtttatggtaagatgtggaacaatgatgttgtgtggttgtggacttctgagtaacttataccatctgctaggttacggtcgcagtctgaagcggctttgatttggatcacactaccttgtttcttgcGACCCGCccctctctgcttctgattggctagtagtccttacctgggaactgtgcatgtgcaactcccaacaaagattttgtacaagtaagatgcatcactctgtagctcaaaagcggagcgtacaacacatagggtgaaaagaggagctgcagcaatgtgcagtatgtgaaaaatgtggtgtttttagaaaattaaaccacgtaaacctgttctggtacaacccctaattaagattttgaacctgaaaatgagcataataccacctcttgaACAGAATGGACCACATCTTTCAGTACTCACTGTTCCTCTCTACAAAGACTTTCCCCACCGGCTGGCTCTGACCCTGAGGAGCTGAAAACAGGGAATGCTGGGGGATAGGAGGAGGGGTGTCAGTAATAATATCATCCTCTTCTACATCCAACTCATCGGGAAGCTGCGATTCCGCGACTTTTGACTTCCTGAAATAAGAATAAATGTTGTAGAGAAAAATGTACCATCTATGATATATCTTGCTGTAACTTATTTCCATATTAACTCAACTGTTTGTTAAATTTTCTCTTCCGCTTACagcaattattttatctcattttgtagtatttgttttggtttggaATCATTTTATTGTGTCATAAAACAAACTCTTTCCAACATggcactttgacatgcagaaaaaaaaacatttgcagacacataataaaaagtaataaaaagtaAACTCTCAATAACATAACTCAACCCAGGGTTTTATGCATACAATTAAAACACAACTATAATGTTCCAGGAACAGACATTTGCAGCACATATAGCTAATACCAGCTAATTTTTCTccaattattgttattttctttgtttcttactttctcttttttggttttctgacCACTTCTTGTCCGTCAGAGGTCTGATCTGCTGTATCTCCATTCACCAGGTTGGCTTGGTCATCTTCAAGATCTGAAACCACGAATGAACACATCTTTAagatcttcttcttctgtcttgcTTAAGGACATGTGAGCTGGCCATTGTGGGTGTTTATAGTTGAGCAGTAATCTCGCTACTTGCCATGTTTTTTAGAGTGAGACTGTTTACTTGTGAAGGTTGAAAAGCCTCCAAAATTTAGTTTGCATCATTTACATCCTAATGAAACTCCAACATTTCACGTTGAGAACGACAATGCAGAAATGCAGCATTAACAGGGAAACGTGTTGTTCTCAGTCTTTACCTATAGTGGcagctttctttttcttcctccttctctgtaGGGGGGCGTCCATTGTGGCTTCAAGGGTAAGTTGCTCGCCGATCTCAGATTCCCTCCGGCTGCCCAGGCCTCCCATTTCCATCCCCTGATCTAAACAGGAAACAGCAGAAGTTTTCTAAGTTACAAACCCATGTTATaatgttcttttctgttttttaaattaggaAAACAACCTTTCTTTCTTTGGACTCACTCAAgtcacagattttatttttgtggaaAACCATCAACAACACTGTGTGTGACGCAGTGCACACACCAGCACATACGCACACACCCAGCAGGCCGCTCAGGGAATTTCTATGGTGATGTTTGAAACCAAACTcaccagtgcgtcctgagtgacagtcTGTGCATCGGACGGGTCAATGGGTTAGAGgagagatttgaactgagataaggattCATTTAtgggtggttgaactgtgggggttttgtattgagcactgACTGAGGtaaactttgtgtttcttgtcgtCTGTCGATACCTTTGAAATACCAAGACATGCAAACAAGCATAAAaggtttttgtttaaatatattgaacactgaataacattatttacattgtctatgaagattctcagtcatccaggtcatagttatccaacaaaggttaaagtcaagggcaggaaccaggaacactaacgaaccagcagtattgacgatcctggcaaacgaccccactgaggataaatagctgagtttccctgccagtcagtcagaactgaagaagtcctttggatgagggacgaaacgtcttccagtatcttcaaccaagtctagttgcccttgactttatcCTTCGTtggattatttacattaaatggtGCCTGAATGAGCCGAATGTTCTTCCTTCTTTAGCCcatacatttcaaaagtggcTGATAATATTTCTGATTCCTGCTTGTGAGCTTTCATGTTGGGATGAACTAGCCCTTTAAATCCaggtaaataaaaagtttaaattgTGGGTATGACAAACACAATCACTTTAGATGCTGCACagatgcaggtgtgtgtgtgtgtgtgcgcgcgcttgtgtgtgagtgtaatgTACCATCCATATCATCGACTTCATTCGTCTCTTTTCTCACCCTCTTCTTCTTATGTTTTGGTGCTGGTTCTTCTCCTGTGCAAGACGATAAATAATGAGAAGTTAAATCAATTAAAGTACAAATATGAGATGCTAAATATCCTCCTTTCTATATTTTAAATCCTGACTCACCAACTGTGTCTTGACTTCATGTTTCCACACATACcacaaaagagagaagaaaggtTTGGTTTGACTGTTCAGCATTAAGACGACATTATATCACAGTAGCTAAGTAACACATTCACCTACCTCGGCATTGTGGGAAGTGCTCGTTGCGCTCGcttaagagacaaaaagagaagtCAGTTTTGTTCTTTCTGTTTGTATGTTCATTTTCACATCCATGACTCATAACATACAACCAGATTTATTTAACCAAAGTGTTAAACACAGTTTTATCCCTGTTTCACAGTTCCACCTGCCAAAGTctgaaaaatatgaatgaaaactGTGATAATTACATCACAGTTTTGTCTATACTCCCCAGCAGCATGTAACAATACATCctaataatacaattaattaatcattaacCATAACCTGAAATCTGGATAAGCAGCAGACACTTGAAGAATGACTGAATGGATTAAGTAATTAGAAAGGTACAAAAGGTCAGAGGTCTAGAACCAAACTACCTGgggttttttattaaaacacacacatacaaaaacattttctatgtAAAATATTCAAGTCAAAATATCCTGTTGAAAACCCTTTGAAGCTTTTTTGAGGAAAATGAAATCAATGCTTTTTAAGGCTTTTCCAGAACTGTTTTTGCTCCGATCCTGTTATTAGGGcacgagcacgaaccgtgcgaggtccctaatGAAATTGAAgagattatttttagggcccgagcacaaaccgtgcgaggtccctactgaaactgtaaggattattagggcccgagcacaaaccGTGCA encodes:
- the LOC123977809 gene encoding transmembrane protein 237B-like, with product MNIQSSQFREKCHIMDMGSSKKMRPRELPPLPQRAQRALPTMPSQDTVGEEPAPKHKKKRVRKETNEVDDMDDQGMEMGGLGSRRESEIGEQLTLEATMDAPLQRRRKKKKAATIDLEDDQANLVNGDTADQTSDGQEVVRKPKKRKKSKVAESQLPDELDVEEDDIITDTPPPIPQHSLFSAPQGQSQPVGKVFVERNKCFQAAERSDWRKTSDQMENMTDFQQIQLLWTTRDVSIRVHEGFRVFGLYCHGFLAGYAVWNVVVVYMLAGQYLTALSNLLEQYHSLAYPSQSLLYMLLAISTVAAFDRVNLAKGSMALREFITLDPVALASFLYFSALVLSLSQQMTSDRINLYPVFNTTLWPPGSEHQILHPWVTVNLVVALLVGLAWIFIATRPETDYTECFLMAMEIEPPKPDERSEMTA